In a genomic window of Primulina huaijiensis isolate GDHJ02 chromosome 10, ASM1229523v2, whole genome shotgun sequence:
- the LOC140987000 gene encoding zinc-finger homeodomain protein 8-like: protein MDHPLSNSTPTNAAVLKTPEADTETPTRIPPASNPSPFSNGVLKRHAPLHVHHGGGGGFGSHHPVVVTYKECLKNHAASLGGHAVDGCGEFMPSPASNPAEPTSLKCAACGCHRNFHRREPDEPPLVLPNATPALEYHPHHRHHPLPPAGASNRGNSSSSPNNSPSPPPISSSYYPSAPHMLLALSHGLSVPPPDSNQPIPISINASSTPLSSSPNGRKRFRTKFTQDQKERMFGLAERIGWKMQKKDEDLISEFCSENGVDRGVFKVWMHNNKNTFGKKDQPQPPQLTNNLTDKSPNTNGIGYGPIVGASASTAVHFHPHHLHESSHNDMKHIIHGQDLSHSAHALGANGSSSSS from the coding sequence ATGGATCACCCGTTGAGCAATTCAACACCCACTAATGCAGCTGTACTCAAGACTCCGGAGGCTGACACTGAAACTCCCACCAGGATCCCGCCCGCCAGCAACCCGTCGCCCTTCAGCAACGGGGTTCTGAAGCGCCACGCGCCGCTGCACGTTCATcacggtggtggtggtggtttcGGCAGCCACCATCCAGTGGTGGTCACCTACAAGGAATGCTTGAAGAACCACGCAGCGAGCCTTGGGGGCCACGCGGTTGACGGCTGTGGGGAGTTTATGCCGTCTCCTGCGTCCAACCCTGCGGAGCCAACGTCTCTGAAATGCGCGGCGTGCGGCTGTCACCGGAACTTCCACCGCCGGGAGCCTGATGAGCCGCCGCTTGTTCTGCCGAATGCTACTCCGGCTTTGGAGTACCATCCCCACCACCGCCACCACCCCCTGCCGCCGGCTGGTGCGTCTAACCGCGGGAACAGCAGCAGCAGCCCGAACAATTCACCGTCCCCGCCGCCGATCTCTTCTTCATACTACCCCTCTGCGCCCCACATGCTGCTGGCGCTCAGCCACGGGTTATCCGTCCCGCCTCCAGATAGCAACCAGCCAATTCCAATCTCCATAAACGCTTCTTCCACCCCTCTTTCGTCCAGCCCAAACGGCCGCAAGCGTTTCCGGACTAAGTTCACGCAGGATCAGAAGGAGAGAATGTTCGGACTCGCTGAAAGAATCGGCTGGAAAATGCAGAAAAAAGACGAGGATTTGATCTCAGAATTCTGCAGCGAAAACGGAGTCGACAGAGGAGTTTTCAAAGTGTGGATGCACAATAACAAGAACACTTTCGGTAAAAAAGATCAACCTCAACCCCCCCAGTTAACTAACAATCTTACTGATAAAtcccccaacactaatggcatTGGGTACGGTCCCATCGTTGGCGCCTCCGCCTCCACCGCCGTCCACTTCCACCCCCACCACCTTCATGAAAGCAGTCATAAtgacatgaaacacatcatccATGGACAAGATTTGAGCCACAGCGCACATGCTCTGGGCGCTAATGGGTCGTCTTCATCTTCTTGA